The region GATCAGTGTCACCACGTCTTGGTCGTCTTCGTTGGACGCTTCGCTTTCGGAGATCGGATCCAACGTATACGTTTCAAGGAACTCGCCGATCGTTGCATGCTTTTCCGCAAGTCGTTCGAGCAATTTAAGGTCCTTTGATCGACGATCCCAATCGTCATACTTCTTTTCCAGCAGCGGCGTCATCTTGTCGACCGCGGCGGTGATCGCTTGCTGGGGTCGGTCGAGCAGCTTGACGCAAGCCGCGAACGCTTCGGCCAAACGTGGGTTCGCCTTGGTCCGTTCCGTCAAAATGCTCTCGATCATGTCGGCTCTGGAGATCCCCATCAGTTTCCCGATGATCGTCGCAGCGGTCTTTTCACCGATCCGTGGCCATAGCGTCAAGTATCGCATCCAGCCTAACTGATCGGCCGAATTGTCCGCGACCCTCAGCAGACTGAGCAGATCTTTGACGTGTGCCGAATGCAACAACTGCGTCCCACCGACAAAGCGATAGGGGATGTCTTTCATCACCAACGACGCTTCGACGTGCCGCGCTCCAAATGCGGTGCGTGTCAGGATCATGTGTTCGGCCCACGGCGTGCCGCCTTCGTGACGGGCGGCCAGGTCTTCGGTGATCCAGTCCGCCTCTTCCAGGTCTTCGCTGAACTCCAGCATCCGCGGCTTGTCACCGCTCCCACGCGCCGCGTGCAGGTTCTTGTTGTAATCCAACGGCGATTGCTTCAACAACCAATTCGAGACATCAAGGATTTCTTGATAGCTGCGAAAGTTCTCTTCCAACCGCAGAACCTGAGCACCTTCGACACGGTCGGTGAACGAGTGCACGTTCTTAAAGTCAGCCCCACGAAACGCGTAGATGCTTTGTGCGTCATCACCGACGCAAAACAGCTTGGCCGGATCGCGAAGGCCGTCAAGGATCAACCATTGCAGCGGATTCGTGTCCTGCATTTCGTCGACCAAAATGTGGTCAAATCGTCGCTTTAGCTTTTCGCGAAGCACATTGTTCTGGTGCAGTCCCTTAGCAAACAATTGCAAAATGTCGTCATAGTCAAAGTAGCGGCAATCAAGTTTACGTTTGGTGTAGTCTTGTAAGACGCCCGTGATCCGTTGGATCGTTTCTTCGTCGTGTTCGGTGAACTGCTTGAGGTATTCCGCGATGGTGCGGTTGGTGTTCCGGGCGTACGAGTAGTAGTTCACCAATTCGGCGGACTTTGGGAACTGGGCGTCTTTTCCGACGATCGTTCCTCGCGCTAATTTCATCAATTGCAGTTGATCATCGCGATCGATGATCGACAGCGCTCCGCAGCCAAACAGGTCGGGCCAGCGACGGAGGAATTGCAAACAGAAATTATGAAACGTGCCGGCGGAAACCAGCTTTGTACTTTCTCCGCTGCGCTGCATCATCCGCAAACGCATTTCGCGGGCGGCCCGTCGGGTGAAGGTCAGCAGCAGAATACGCCGTGCGTCGACGTCGCGCGACAAGAGATGATCGACACGAGCGACAATGGTGCTCGTTTTTCCGGTCCCGGCACCGGCAAGAATCAACGCGTGACCCCCATCGAATTGGGCGGCTTTGCGTTGTTCGTCGTTGAGTTGATAAGTTTCGGTCTCGTTCTGTCCCATCGGGATCCCACGGATCGGGTCGTTTGATTCCAAATAATCGTTTTCAGCCAGCGAGCGCCATCATTTTTCCCACGGGTCGGGCAAGGAAAATACTTCGATGGGGCACTTGCGTTTTCACCACGCCTCCCTCTGGCTTTAAACCTAGTGTAACGATACGGCCTCGACCGACTATCCTGTCGGCTCACGTTCGGATACCAACCACCGTAGAAAAGTACCGCGTTTGCAACCGATGGAAACCTCGGCGTCCCCCCCACCGTTGACCCTCGCCGGTCATCTGCGCACCCGGTTGCCGGTCCTGATGGTCGCCGTCATCACGATCGTTTCCGCCGCGGCGCTGCTGAACCCGATTCAACCGGTAAGCGAAGGTCGCGTAGGTGCGGGCAACCCCGTCCTATTAGCCAAATTGGCGACGGCCGCAGCGGCGTGGGTTTTAGGCGTTTGGGGACTATTGCACAGCGGGCGGGCGCGGCGGATGTTTGGCACGCTGGCGGGCACCGCGTTGATCTTGTTGGCCACCGTGTTTTTGTTTTCGGGCGTCGTTTCTCCGACGTCTTCGCGCATGATCAGCATTGCCGCGGCATTGATTTTGATTGGCTACTTACAGCTATCGGCTACGGCGCTGGCGACGTTTGGTATCGTCGGACTGGCGCGGTCACTGCTGGCGGGTTTGGTTGCGTTTTTATGTCTGGCATGGGGAGTCTATTTATTCGTCCCTTCGGTCGGACAATTTCACGAATACATCGACGCGGTCAACACCGTCACGCGTATGGGCGGCGTCGCGCATCCCAATGCCATCGCCCACGAAGCCGCAACAGCTTGGCTGCTCATGCTCGGCGTTTGGCGTTTCGATTCGACGCATTCAGCGGAAACCAACGTGACGCGTTATCGTTTTCGCTGGCCGATGTGTTTGATCTGTTTGTTGGTGATCGCGACCATGGTCGCGACGGTCTCACGAACGGCAATGCTCGCCGTAGGTGCCGCGACGATCATATTGATGTTCGACAAACTCTACAGCCGCGCAGGATTACTGCTTGCCAACGTTGTCTTCATCGCAGTTTTGTTGATCGCGGGATGGATCGGTCTCACCAGCGACGACGGAGCATTGGGAAGCGTCGCATCGAAGGTCACCAAGTCGGGAAACGTCGAGGAACTGACGTCACTGACCGGTCGCACGCGAATCTGGCAGGAAGCATGGGACTTGATCAGCCAACGCCCGTGGATCGGCTATGGCATGGACAGCGCCGCGTCAGTGATGAGCGCCGAATCCGTCGGCACGCACAACTTGTTGTTACACGTCGTGTTTTCAGGCGGCATCATCGCCGGCTTGTTGATGATTGGCCTGCTGATAATGACGCTGGCGGTGGCATTAAAGTCGCGTCAGCCCATGTTGCGCGGCGTGACGACTTATGTGTTGGTATCGGGATTAGTTGAAGATACCATTCTGCCGTCATTCCCGGCGGCGCTGACACTGATTTGGGTCGCCACGTTACTTTGGCACCCCCTGAATGATTGACGGACGGTTTCGTGAAACGCGACAGAAATTTGGAATCCTGCCGAACGACATAGCGTCGGCCTTGTATCGCTAAAGGCAGTTAAGAAGCAAGACCTACGGCCAATGCTCCGTCTAGATCCCGCCTTCCCAAACCGTGAACTCTCCGGTCACGGGAAGATGGCTGCTAATCGCTTCGGCTTCCGAAAGACTGAGGTTATCCTTGCGAAGAAAATCAAATGGCCCGCCGCGCCCGATGAATTCGTTGGTTCGATTGCGGTCGACCAAGAGATTTGAAGTTTGATGACGTCCGAAGATGTCTGTGGGCAAGCTTTGCACTGCTGCAGCCACGCCGTTCCCCATCACGCGCTTAATCAGATACGTGTCGTCGGCTTGAAAGAGTCCCGCCATCACGACGTCGTCTTCACCACGCCCGTCCAACCGGACCGAAGACATCACGCCTGGCAATAGCGCAACCTCCGCCGGTGCACGTGCCAGGTTGACACGAACGTTAACCATCGAAAACGTCCAAGCGACTTGCTCGGGCGGTTCGGCGGCGCGAAACCAAGCGACCAACGGATCATATGTCATCTGATTTTGAGGATCGGCGACGGTGTAGGTTTGCGAACGATCGATCCGGACACGGTTCTGATTGAACAGAATCGCGAGCTGCTCGCTTTGCGCGACTGGACCGGTTGGATCCCCCATCACAAAATCAAACTTGGCCCCGTTGCCTTCGTTCATCGCATCGGTCAAACGTGGGACAAGATCACGCTCGGCCGCCGTGATTTGCTGCAGTGCGATGACGTCAAACTTGCGTAAAATTCGGATAACGCGACTGCGAGTCTGGTCATCGGCGAACTTGGTGGGACCGAATCCGCTGAGTGCCCACGATGCAATCACGATCGGTTTCAGGTTTCGCGGCGGGACGGTTTGACGTGCGATGAAACCCGCCGGTTTGGCATAGCTGGAAAACGTCGTCGGGCTTTTGTCCGCGGTGTCCAACGAATTGACAAAGAAGACATCGTCTAAATCAGTTTCAGGCGACGGGGTGGGCGCCGGTTCGTCCTTCGGTTTGATTTGGATCTGATCCAGGCCGGCGATCTTGTAATGCTGTGCAAAATACAAGCCTCCGCCCACGAACAAACCAATCGTCAACAGGACCAGAATGGGACTGGAGCGTCGAGAGTCTTCCATCGTATGAAATGGGTACGCGCACATACCGGCTGACTATGGTGAGGGCCGGATGAAACCTGGGAATACGATCGGGACCGGAGGGGCGGCAGCGACGAAAATCCGGCAGTTGACGCGCCGGTCCCAAAGCAAGGTGCAGAGCTGACCACACAGTGCTTCGGTTCTTACATCGGCACTCAGCGAGGGCACGATCGTTGCAAAGTTTGCACGGTCCTGACGTGACGATCACGTTGACTTTTCAGGGGCATGGCTTTTCGGCGCTTACCAAGCGTGTCGTTATACTGGACGCCGTCGGCACAGGTTTCACCGTCCCGTATTTGTTTCCCCCAACGCATTCCAGCCTCCGAACCGATTATGCGACTGCTTTCATTGCTGTGTGCTTCGTTGCTTCTCTTTGCGTTCCCGTCGCCGGCGTCGGCGCAAAAGAATCGCAATAAAAAAGCCGCCAAACGTCCCAACATTTTATGGCTCTTCGCCGAAGACACGTCACCTTGGATGGGATGCTACGGCGACCCGATCAACCGCGATCAGACACCTCACATCGATTCACTGGCTCAGCGAGGCGTTCGTTTTTCGCGTGCCTACGCGCCCGCCCCGGTCTGTTCGCCGTGCCGATCGGCGATGATGGCGGGTATGAACCAAATTCGGTTCGGCGCCCACGAGCATCGATCCGGTCGTGGCCCGGTACAAATCGAACTGCCCGAGAACGTTCGCCTGCTGCCGCAACTGGTCAAAGACAGCGGCTACTTCACGTTCAACCTTGGAAAGGACGACTACAACTATGCCTGGGATCAGGCGGCGACCTATTCGTGGCAAAACAAGCGTCGCGGGAACTTGGACTGGGACAAGATCAAATCCAACCAGCCATTCTTTGGGCAAATTCAAACCGCCGGTGGCAAAAATAACACCAGCAACTTTCCTGCCGAACGCAAGACCGATCCGGCCACGGTCACCGTCCCGGCGGATTACCCACAGAATCAACTGTATCGTGAAACGGTTGCTCAGCATTATGACGCGATCCGCAAAGAC is a window of Roseiconus lacunae DNA encoding:
- a CDS encoding ATP-dependent helicase — protein: MGQNETETYQLNDEQRKAAQFDGGHALILAGAGTGKTSTIVARVDHLLSRDVDARRILLLTFTRRAAREMRLRMMQRSGESTKLVSAGTFHNFCLQFLRRWPDLFGCGALSIIDRDDQLQLMKLARGTIVGKDAQFPKSAELVNYYSYARNTNRTIAEYLKQFTEHDEETIQRITGVLQDYTKRKLDCRYFDYDDILQLFAKGLHQNNVLREKLKRRFDHILVDEMQDTNPLQWLILDGLRDPAKLFCVGDDAQSIYAFRGADFKNVHSFTDRVEGAQVLRLEENFRSYQEILDVSNWLLKQSPLDYNKNLHAARGSGDKPRMLEFSEDLEEADWITEDLAARHEGGTPWAEHMILTRTAFGARHVEASLVMKDIPYRFVGGTQLLHSAHVKDLLSLLRVADNSADQLGWMRYLTLWPRIGEKTAATIIGKLMGISRADMIESILTERTKANPRLAEAFAACVKLLDRPQQAITAAVDKMTPLLEKKYDDWDRRSKDLKLLERLAEKHATIGEFLETYTLDPISESEASNEDDQDVVTLITVHSAKGTEAPVCYLLGVQPGNYPHVRSIGDDDQEEEERRVLYVAMTRAKNELIMTGTSRYQGAFVPYHNRYFAAAGTNCQLYFLSDLPGHLLGDDLPFDDDPFDEPIRSYRD
- a CDS encoding O-antigen ligase family protein; this translates as METSASPPPLTLAGHLRTRLPVLMVAVITIVSAAALLNPIQPVSEGRVGAGNPVLLAKLATAAAAWVLGVWGLLHSGRARRMFGTLAGTALILLATVFLFSGVVSPTSSRMISIAAALILIGYLQLSATALATFGIVGLARSLLAGLVAFLCLAWGVYLFVPSVGQFHEYIDAVNTVTRMGGVAHPNAIAHEAATAWLLMLGVWRFDSTHSAETNVTRYRFRWPMCLICLLVIATMVATVSRTAMLAVGAATIILMFDKLYSRAGLLLANVVFIAVLLIAGWIGLTSDDGALGSVASKVTKSGNVEELTSLTGRTRIWQEAWDLISQRPWIGYGMDSAASVMSAESVGTHNLLLHVVFSGGIIAGLLMIGLLIMTLAVALKSRQPMLRGVTTYVLVSGLVEDTILPSFPAALTLIWVATLLWHPLND
- a CDS encoding exonuclease/endonuclease/phosphatase family protein — its product is MEDSRRSSPILVLLTIGLFVGGGLYFAQHYKIAGLDQIQIKPKDEPAPTPSPETDLDDVFFVNSLDTADKSPTTFSSYAKPAGFIARQTVPPRNLKPIVIASWALSGFGPTKFADDQTRSRVIRILRKFDVIALQQITAAERDLVPRLTDAMNEGNGAKFDFVMGDPTGPVAQSEQLAILFNQNRVRIDRSQTYTVADPQNQMTYDPLVAWFRAAEPPEQVAWTFSMVNVRVNLARAPAEVALLPGVMSSVRLDGRGEDDVVMAGLFQADDTYLIKRVMGNGVAAAVQSLPTDIFGRHQTSNLLVDRNRTNEFIGRGGPFDFLRKDNLSLSEAEAISSHLPVTGEFTVWEGGI